The Arcobacter lacus genome includes a region encoding these proteins:
- a CDS encoding acetyl-CoA carboxylase biotin carboxyl carrier protein subunit produces the protein RVEKDQQIMILEAMKMEIDITAPVSGTISKILVEPSSSVEEGQTLAVIA, from the coding sequence ATAGAGTTGAAAAAGATCAACAAATTATGATTTTAGAAGCTATGAAAATGGAAATTGACATTACTGCTCCTGTTTCTGGTACTATCTCTAAAATCTTAGTTGAACCTTCTTCTTCTGTTGAAGAAGGTCAAACTTTAGCGGTTATTGCTTAA